The DNA region GCTCATCGCCAGCCTTGTGGGCATCCAAATACGGGTTAATTAGTGTATGAGGGTTACCCTGTTCCTCAGAAACCACGTGATCCTGACTTTTGGCGACCCCGATGTAGCAAAGATGGCCGCTAGGCTTTCGCTCTTTACAAGAACTGCAATATTTCTGCCCGCAGTCGTGAGATTTAGGATCAAGTTTCTTTCTAGATACAATAGACCCGCATTGAAAACATCTCGTTCTCGAATCGCATACGCTTACCCCGTCTGCTCTTGGTCTGCAGTGTCTGGCTAAACACGCTTccgatttaaaatagatattgCATTTTATACACAAATAATTTCCCCGTTGTTCTACGCAATCCCCAAAGCAAAGTCTACATTTATCGGTACAGCGATGTCGTTCTGTATTCGTATCCCCCTTTTTACAAATGTAGCAATAGTATGAACGACAGGTAGATGAAGCCATCGATGTAATTACATCGAAATGTCCATCcgtatataataatataagcTTTTTGGTATTCACACCGTGGTCGTCCAGCACATTGCGATTGTTTTCGTATAAAATGTGATAAGCGATATCATCACCAGTTACAACAAGTAAGCAGTAATCGGATAATTGTTTCGCAAACGCATCCAATTCGCGCAATCCACACTTGCCTAGGGGCACACCGGCATTCATGTGTAAGGTAATTGCCGCACCCTTTTGTAATGACCGGTTGCATTTACGAATAACGTCATAACGAGGGTCATTATCCGCACGCGCTTTCGCCACCACTAACGACCTAGCGAGACACAAATCATCGTCATTATCGATCGAAACAATACATGGTTTGTTTTGTCTAAACGACTCGAAATTTACCTCAACGCGTTTACGATGCGTACCACCTAGCGGCATTCGAATGAATGTACAATGGAAAATCCAAAGACAAATCCTCATTCGACTGTAGAACACAGATTATTCTATCGAGTATATATTCTACCGTTAGTTCGTCCAACGGTACGAATGGAAATTCAATGTTTCCATTGAGTTCTGCGTGCTCGATAGATATCCGGATCATGTCATTCGAACGAGCGTCCAACATTTCACTTATAGCCGCTAAAACGTCGGTTAGATAGTTCCAGACGGTGGCTTGTGCATCCCGCGCGTCGAGTTGGTCGTTAATCGGGTCCTCATGTGGTATCACGGTAACCTTGTACAACTCAtttttcatgttgaatttctTACTGTGTTGTACGCCGTTCTGTAAAATAAtggaaatattcttttttattcattttgttcGTCATTATGTTAAACGATTTTGATGTATTCGATTACTTACCCTGACCAATTTAATATTGCCCCGTATTATCTCGTCGGGGTTTTCACAGTGAGGGCGCTTCGAACACGATACTTCTTCCTCATCATCAATATCGTCAATAGGACGCTTCGATGTTGGGGGCCGTGGCGCGCATACCTCGCTGTGGTTTCTTAACTCGGCGATTGATGGGAACGATTCCGAACATCGCGAGCATGTAAACTCCCGTACGGCTGGTGGCGGTGGCGGTGGTGGCTGTGGTAAGACCGATGTCTTTTTAGGCTTACATGTTCTCATATGCCTCACCAAGCTATCTTCACGGGATAGCGTTTTTCCGCATTTGTCGCAAGAATgctataaaatagaaaaaaatacccGGATTATATTTAAGATGACTAACGGGTTTTAGTAACGCATAATATCACTACTTACAGGTTTAGCATCCGATATGCCAGGTTGCGCGTGTAGTGATACGTGTTTGGCAACGTATCCCTTGCACGTTTTGGCGTGTCGCCTCACGTGGTCTTTGCGTGCAAACACCTTGCCACTTGTGACGCATTGACAATCAGAAGTCCCAAAATGGGAACCCATGTGTCGCGTCAGCGTTTGCTGGTTATCAAAGTTAAGACCGCATATTTTGCAGTCCCATATttgctgaaaataaaaaataggTATTTAATAATACGTTCAACCACATAGTAATTAAATGAACGGTTTTAATCTACTAACCGGATTGACCGAAGCTACAGACGCCTGTTGCTGCATCGGATGGGGTGCCATACAAATGACCGTGTGCTGCGTCAAATCGCGCGCACAAGCAAATGCTTTGCAACAGCTTAAGCATTTAAACCCCTTCTTCCCAGCGTGAAGTTGCTGGTGTTGACCCAATGCGATTTCATTGGCAAAAGTCAACGGGCAGTATTGGCATGAATACATTTTctgtaagaaaaaaaagattgaatacgtgttatttttttaaaagagACTAATCTTCAGTGTCTACAAGTCAATTATGGGTCGACTATCAAGTACAATGGACGGACTATTACGAAGGTTATTGTTCACGATTTTGGATTACACGCGATTACACCAAGTGTTACTAAGTCAAAGGCATTTAACAGATATTCAACGTTTAGCCAGAGATTTTGTAGATTGCGACGAACCAGATGGATTATGCATAGTTTTGAAAGAATTAAACATGACGGAGCGATTCCTTTATACAATTGTTGGCGCTATATTTTGTTTAGACGTGATTGATCTTCAACCGgaatgtaaatatttcattcaaagaaCGTATATCAACGTGTGAAAAAAGTCAAATAGCGTTtatgaaaacatattcaaacCTCGAATAACtaaaatcgaaaaatattcaaacctcAAATAGgtaaaatcgaaaaaataGTCAAACCGTAATTTTAACTAATCTTATTTTGTCAAAACCGTAGTATTTTCCTATTAAAAAAGTGCAAACCATATTttagaaaactgaaaattgtaaGAACCTCGTTtagtgaaaataaagaatttagtAAACAATAAAATGCTTGTACtgtattttttaaatattgacACCCCCTTGTTTCTATTAAAAGTGTTTTTCATTCGCAACTAAAACACTGAAAACACTAAAACATTAAGATGGCAGAGTATTATGGCCCGAGATACTTATCCCACCCATTAACAATGATAGTCGCGGGACCGACGGGTTCCGGTAAAAGTGTGTTTGTCAAAAAAAGTTATAACGGAGAATCTTGTCGAAAAAAATCCCGATAAGATATATTGGTGTTACGCGGAGGCACAACCCGAAATGTTCAATGAATTGGAAAAGTTTGGAGTGCAGTTTGTAGAGGGTTTTTCTGGAGAACTCTACGACAAAATAGATGGCAGTAAACGTACATTAATTATAGTCGACGATCTGATGAATGAAGTAGGGAGTAATAACGCGTTAGCTTCTTTGTACACACGAGGATCCCATCATCGCAACATCAGCGTTATTACGATTGTACAAAATATTTTCCCGAAAGGCAAAGAGTTTAGAACGATTAGTTTAAACTCACATTATATTGCCGTTTTTAAAAACGCGCGAGATAGAAATCAAGTTCGCGTTCTCGCTCAACAAGCCGGtttgaaaaacgaaataaaagCGGCCTTTAGAGACGCGACCATGGAACCCCACGGTTATCTTTTACTGGATTTTAAACCGAAAACTGATGATAGATGGGCTTGAGAACTAGAATTTTTCCTAGCGATAAATAccatataatataaaaaacaaagaaaatccATTAAAAGTATAATTCATCGGTTAACTATTAATAGAAGAAAATGGCTCCGCGTAAAAACAACTCGTTGCAAAGAGtgaagaaatatatacatcatCTACACGTGTTGGGTAAATGTAATAAAAAACAACGTCAAGCGTTGATAGAATCGGCTCCGTCAGACTTAATCAAGTGTGTATGCGAGATATCCACAAACAGTTTAGCCGGGAATATAAAACATAGCGACAAAGATAAACGTGTGTTAAAACAACATAAGCGTTACATACGCATGTTGGCCAACAATTCGATAGCCATTAAACATAAACGAGGAATAATTTCGCAAAAAGGTGGATTTCTGCCATTCATTTTATTGCCTATTTTGAAACCTATACTGACGAGTGTTTTAACGAACGCAGCAAACCGAATAGTAGATAAGGCAACAGCATGAAGGACGTTGAAAAGTTAATCATTTTACCCGATTCTATGTTACCCTCGATACAAGCTTTTATCGCGAGTCAGGAGCGTCgacaagaaaaagaaacaccCGCTACCTACAACCCTCTAACGGATAACAAAATACCCGACGATCTCAAATACTTAAAGTATAATCAGTTATTGCAGCAAGAAATACATAAATCGTCTACAGAAAAGGACATTAACCAAACGACACAAGATATTAAAGAAATCTCGGGCAAATATACTACGCAGAAAATTATTGATCGGTTACCGTTAAGATTTAGGAAAAAATGTAAATCCCTATTagcattttttgaaaataatccaggaattttgaaatggaaTGATAAAGGCGAACTGATTTACAAGGACAATCTAATTCGTGGAAGCAACAACGACGATATTTTACACATGTCGTTAGTACAAACTAAAATGGATCAAGAATATATCGGCctagataaatatatatctgcATTTAACGAGTTGAACGTACCATTGAGTCTTATTTCGAATAAAACGTTAAAGAGAAGTATTGAACTTACCGTAGATTTAGATACGTCGTTGTCTCCAAAGAGAAAGAAACCAAAGTATGATCAGAGCGGATCCGGACTGTGTGGAGTGCGGGATGGCAATGTGAATTTCGCAAACTGGTTATCCTTTTAACGACTAGATAACCTAATCACGACTGTCAAAAATCTTTGACCAATGACCGGGCTTCATTCGTGGCGtattgatatgatatatgCGGGCTTCATTATTCGTGTTTGGGCATGTCAACGGTCAGCGGGTTTTGCAATTATATCATTAGTGGAATGGATATAGCAGTTTCATTTGTGGTCGAGCAGGCACGTTAATGATGATCGCGATTGTAAACGTTGTATCTACGGCGCATTTGAATTGCCGTTTAAACCTAACCGATATTGCGAGAAAATTATGTAATGTCGTTTATGACCCCCGAAAGTTTAGCGGATTGATGTGGAAACATAGAAGTATACAAGGTAGCTAGCTGTCTATTGTTCGTAAATGGAAATTCGCCAGTTGATACAAAGGATGGGATACACGGGGAACTTGaataacttcaaaatacaAACTATGACTGGAGTCGCAAAAATCGGTCGACGCGTAGACCTAGTGGAACTTTCCAAAACAGTTGACGGcgattataatcctgaaatatttcCCGGTTTTGTGTACAAATGTGAAAACGGAATAAAATTTATAGTACATAACGGTGGTACTTTAATATTGTCGGGTGCCAAAAAACTCAACGATTTACAGGACGCCTACGAAGAAATTCTATTTTATGCCATTCTTTGTtccaaataaaaaagtcattaaaagcatattgatttaagtgtaaataaaatatataaaaatgaattggcGAAAGtcgttttgttgttgtttgaaGCAGGAGGAGCCGAATTTCGAGTGCCGTTTCGATCGAGTTAATTGCGTATTAAGCACGTGTTGTGGTAGCACAACTGTGATCGATGAAAGCCGAACAGAAAAGATTCCTGGCGAATCAATATTATGGCGTCGACAAAGAAGGAAGTTTTTCAAACGCAAATACATTACTACGGAtttgtaaaaaagaaaaaagaaatatctcTTTACGGGATATACGAGACTGGTTGACCGACCAAGAAGTTTACACTTTACACGCCAAAGTACGAAAAGATTTCCAAGAAACAAAACTATAGCCTATCGAGTAAACGAACAATTTCAGGTCGACTTGTGCGACGTTTCGAATATTTCGAAACACAATGACGGTTACAAATTTCTATTGACGGCTATTGATGTATTGTCTAGATACGCGTTCGCTATACCGTTAGAGAATAAATTTAATTCTACCGTTGTGGATGGATTTAAAAAGGTTTTCAAAATTAGAAAACCTAACGTAATCCAATCGGAATCTGGCACAGAGTTTATCGGATCAAAAACGCAGACGTATCTGAGAAATGAAGGCGTACGTTTTTTCCAAAGTAAAAACGAAGTAAAATGCGCTTTAATCGAAAGATGGATACgtactttaaaatcgaaaatgtATAAGATATTTTCGCATAGAAATTCATACAGGTACATCGATCTACTTAAAGATATAGTAGCGTCGTACAACAAATCGTTTCATCGTAGTATAAAAATGACTCCAAATGATGTTAACGAGTTAAACGCGTACGAAGTTTTCAAGAATCTATACGGCACAAGTAGTAAAAAACGCGTACAATTTAAGTTTCGCGTTGGCGACACTGTTCGAGTAAGCGAACTCAAAGGTCAATTCCAAAAAGGCTATTTACCCGGTTGGAGTACTGAGTTGTTTGTCGTTACGAAAATAATTATGCGTGAGCCACCTATATACAAGATTAAAGATTTACAAGACGTAACAATAGATGGCGTGTTTTATGGTTACGAGttgataaaattcaataaaaaggATGAAACGTATAAGATCGAGTCGATAATTAAAACTCGAGGTAAAGGCGCTCGAAAACAATACTCGGTAAAGTGGTATAACTATCCcgataaattcaattcttgGGTGAACGCTCGagatatcaagacattaccatGAGTCAGGATTTTTACGTGTATCTCAAAAGCGATGCTAGCGTAGACATTTATCCCGATAATACGCAACATAGTTTTAAAGTTCGATTACGAACACCGATTTCACTTCAAGGCAAATGAACTTTATGGCAGATTTCAATAACGTGAACAATGGTAGATTTCAATGTACGTCGTCTGAGCAAGGAACTCATTATCTCAATATACCCGAAGGTCGTTATTTGACAATTACCCAATTAATTGTTGCTATACAAACAGAGTTAAACAAATGGTAGGATAATAAGATAGTTCTTGCATTCAATGAACTAAGTCATAAAGTTTGTATCCGATTTTATGACAACTGCACAATAACTTTTACGAGTGATATTGCGTGGATTTTGGgttttaaagaaaatatacCGATTAACGAAGATATAACAGATCATCGTCAAGGCTCTAAAATACATGGTCCTATACTGTCAGATTCATCCGATAGTAAAACAGTTTACAAACACATCGAGGTTACTGCAACCCGCAGTTCGGATATAAACGTCGATTATCATAATTTAATGATATATACAGATGTTATCGAACCTCAGCTGGTCGGACATGAAATCGCAAAACTCTTGCGCATGATTGATTTGAATCCGAgaaattttggtaaaattgtTGGTCGAGAATTTACCAAGTTACAATACTTCCCACTACAGAGACGGAATTTCCAAACTATAGAAGTCTTTATAAGAACTGAATCCGGGAGAATCCCCGTGTTCAGAAAAGGAAAAGTTAACTTAGCTTTACATTTTAAAAAGAAGAATTTATTGCTATGAGGGCTCTCTGCGAAATCGATCGGGATGCTTGTAAATATTACATGAACCAATGCGGTTCGGGTATTGATGTATATACGGCGTCTCCCGTACAAGGCGGTGCAGGCTTTGCATCAGTCTTGGGAGGGCTGGCTCGACCAGCTATTCCACTACTAAAAAATATGGCTAAGCAAGCGGTTCATCATTTACTGAGAACGGGTCTACACGTAGCTAGCGATGTGGTAGGCGGAAAGAATATCGCGACAGCCCTCAAAGATCGTGGCATCGAAACAATGGGTCGCATTATCAGACGAAGCTTAAAAAGACCATCTACCTCAaccccaaaatcaataaaagGTCGTAAACGACGTAGGCGTATAACAACCGGAAAACGTGTACGAAAAACCAAAGCAACCGCTGAAGCGTACTAATTATGTCGTTATTAGTACATAAGGATTCGCCATTTTGCGTCAAGTCTGAACTCGATCTGTTTACAGTTCCCGGAACACAGATAAATTTCAAGCGTATGAGCGTATGAGCCTACTACATCGATTAACGATATGGGACCGATTGTATTCAGAGTACCGAAAACtgaacaatatttagatttaaacgTCACGTATTTAAAACTACAGTTTAAAATAGTTAACGCCGATGGAACTAATGTGGGTCCTGAAAAGTCTGTCTCAATGATCAATGGCGCCTATAGTCTATTTAGCGATGTACAAATTATGCTTAATGACCGAGTAGTTACCCACGACGGTGGATTATACCCGTTCAAGTGTGAACCTGAAAATATGGTTAATTACAACTCGGAAACTAAAAACAACAGCTGGCTACAATGCGATCTTTATGCCGAAGACGAAGCCGGAAAAAAGTCAAATATCGATCCTACTTTACCAAACGCGAATTCTGGTTTGGTCAGAAGGAATAACTACACTAAAGGCAGTAAAATGGTTTGCGCTTATTCTCGCTTGTAAAGCGATGTAATGAGAATGAATAAGATTTTCTTCAACAATACAGATTTACAAATAAAACTAACTCGATCAAAGGAAAGTTTTGCTCTAGTTTCCCCCGCCGAAAACCGATTTTCGTATAAAGATTGAAAGCGCTCAACTATACATTCGTAAACTAGAACTGGATAGTTCTGTTTTAGTAGCGCATGCTAAAGCAATGGAAAAGAATAcagcaaaatattatttttcgaGAACTGAATTATTATCGTTGTATATTCCAAGAGGTCATAGAACAATTATCAAGGACTCCGTTTTCGTCGGCGAGATACCAAAGGCTATTGTTTTAGCTTTAGTGGACGACGACGCGTTGAGCGGTAATTACAAAAAGAATCCGTTCAATTTCAAGGattattcattgaattatatagGGGTGACCATTGATAATGTCCATGCACAAAACTCGCCGTTAATTATAGACTCTCGTGGCGACGGTTGCGAAGTGTATCACGGTTTATATTTAGCCCGGGGCTTATTGTATAAAAACGAAGGAATTGGGATAAAACGTGAGGATTTCAAAAATGGTAATTTTATTTGTGGATTCAATATATCGCCAGAGTATGGGGATCAAACGCATCTGTCACTAATTAAAAAGGGGTCAATAAAAATCGAAATGCGATTTGATGAAGCTTTACCGCATAACGTGAATTTGATTGTTTACGCCGTTTTCGACGAATTACTACAAGTCACTAAAGAACGTCATATAGAGATCGATTATTAACGACCATGTTGTACACAAACCAAATTTTAGAGTTTATGAAAAAAGACGAATGTCTGAAAGCGTTTTTCGTTGGTGTGTTCCCATGTGACGGACTACCGAATATAACGCGTTATCCAGCTGGTTTTATAGTAAACACTGATAATCACGATGAGCCCGGCGAACACTGGTTAGCTGTATATATAAACGAATACGGATTTGGTTATTTTTTTGATTCCTTCGGACAATTACCCCGAACTTATGATATAATGTTAGAAAAATACTTGgatgaaaattgtatagaCTGGAAATATAATAGTAAGATGTATCAAAATGTATTATCCGATGTATGTGGTTATTACGCTATATTTGTACTATTACACCTATGTCACGGTAACGATGTACGCGATATTACGAAACTATTGTCAAACAAAACTactgataatgattattttgtaaaaaaattcatcgTGAAATATTTTAAGCTTCTATAATAAAACCacaatgtaaatgaatttagtCGTTTTTTAGATTCTACAAAATCACCGAggaaaaaagttttgttaAAACTTGGAGAAAAAACTGAAGCAAAAAGCGCGGCAAGGCAAATTAACACTGGCTCTTTCTTGAAAATTGAAGTGGTCCTGAAAAGGACCTTTTGAGGAAGGGGTCAGTGTCCgagttcgtcgtcgtcgtattCTTCGGCAGTGTTGTCATCAACATCATCGacgttgctgctgctgttgttgccgTCTCTGGTGACGGCGGCGCCGGTTTCGTCGCATTCTCTGTTCTTCTTTGCGTATATGCCCCGCAAACATACGTGCCCAGCGCACAACATTTCTGCAGAGTGGGCACAAAAATACATCATTAGCGTCTTCACGCCCCAGTTCAAGGTTTCTTCGTATTATGGTGGAGACGCAGCTTCCACACGTCAAGTTTCTGTATTGACACTGGCTACATAGTAGCCAGCACCGCTGACCGGACGTGAAGCATATGCCGCACTCGAGCACTGCATCGGCATCATCCGGTATCTCAAACCAACGTGCTCCAATCACAGACATGTTGGAAATGATTTGTCCTAAAACTACCCCCTTATTTATGGGTCTAAGTCAGACGACTAATTAGTTGATTAATTCTTATAGTCTAACAGTTTACTCAAAGTATTTGAGGATTCTATCACATATTATTAACGGTGTTTTTGATACTCTGGTCTATTATCACCCAGCATATAAGACCATCTGTTCGGTTTTATCTAAACAACTTAATTACCTCAGCGCTATGAGCACTAAAATGTTCGAATTATTGCTAGTGTAATTGGTTTGAAACCTCACACCTATTTTCCCATCGCGGACGTGTCTCCGATCTAAATCACTTAATTGCCTTCGTCTTCCACATATAA from Tubulanus polymorphus chromosome 12, tnTubPoly1.2, whole genome shotgun sequence includes:
- the LOC141913851 gene encoding uncharacterized protein LOC141913851; amino-acid sequence: MGPIVFRVPKTEQYLDLNVTYLKLQFKIVNADGTNVGPEKSVSMINGAYSLFSDVQIMLNDRVVTHDGGLYPFKCEPENMVNYNSETKNNSWLQCDLYAEDEAGKKSNIDPTLPNANSGLVRRNNYTKGSKMFPPPKTDFRIKIESAQLYIRKLELDSSVLVAHAKAMEKNTAKYYFSRTELLSLYIPRGHRTIIKDSVFVGEIPKAIVLALVDDDALSGNYKKNPFNFKDYSLNYIGVTIDNVHAQNSPLIIDSRGDGCEVYHGLYLARGLLYKNEGIGIKREDFKNGNFICGFNISPEYGDQTHLSLIKKGSIKIEMRFDEALPHNVNLIVYAVFDELLQVTKERHIEIDY